A stretch of Prunus dulcis chromosome 6, ALMONDv2, whole genome shotgun sequence DNA encodes these proteins:
- the LOC117632902 gene encoding PGR5-like protein 1B, chloroplastic isoform X1: MAAANSSFTPHIIGSTVPELSRNPRNGALFSVRISSSSNYPTTRDELAKGPYCIYVGPIETASKETLEALYRQARDAYYSGDPLIVDDMFDRVELKLRWYGSKCVVKYPRCSLRRQSTYADAEEDLSQVFALASIWILFLAFGSSACLVPMVYTVGLAYQEAFNPGFSYINQAFAFSMLNAILFMALGSVIGYPIASASVKVLEGLWRNDLVALKGACPNCGEEVFAFVKSNQSNSPHRANCHVCECLLEFRTKVEKSISPLGRRWVYGSIYLVSRGRSRLQRRL, translated from the exons ATGGCTGCCGCGAACTCCTCCTTCACTCCGCACATAATTGGGTCCACAGTACCCGAACTTTCCAGGAACCCTAGAAACGGAGCTCTATTTTCCGTTCGAATCTCTTCGAGTAGTAACTATCCAACGACTCGCGATGAGCTCGCCAAGGGGCCATACTGTATCTACGTTGGCCCAATTGAAACCGCCAGCAAAGAAACCCTTGAAGCCCTCTACCGTCAA GCACGTGATGCGTATTACAGTGGTGACCCTTTGATAGTTGATGATATGTTTGATAGAGTAGAG CTGAAGCTAAGATGGTATGGATCGAAATGCGTTGTGAAATACCCTCGTTGCAGTCTGAGGCGACAGTCAACTTATGCCGATGCTGAG GAAGATTTATCACAGGTTTTTGCATTAGCAAGCATATGGATCCTCTTTCTTGCTTTTGGCAGTTCAGCGTGTCTTGTGCCCATGGTTTACACTGTTGGCCTAGCTTATCAAGAGGCTTTTAATCCGGGATTTTCTTATATAAACCAAGCGTTTGCTTTTTCCATGCTAAATGCCATTCTCTTCATGGCATTGGGTTCTGTCATCGGTTATCCAATTGCATCAGCTTCTG TTAAAGTACTTGAAGGCTTGTGGAGGAATGACTTGGTGGCGCTAAAAGGGGCATGCCCAAATTGTGGGGAGGAG GTGTTTGCATTTGTGAAATCCAATCAATCTAACTCCCCACATAGAGCAAATTGTCATGTATGTGAATGCTTGTTAGAGTTCCGTACCAAGGTTGAG AAATCCATTTCACCACTAGGTAGAAGATGGGTATATGGCAGTATCTATCTGGTTTCACGAGGCAGAAGCAGATTGCAAAGACGGCTATAA
- the LOC117632902 gene encoding uncharacterized protein LOC117632902 isoform X2 codes for MAAANSSFTPHIIGSTVPELSRNPRNGALFSVRISSSSNYPTTRDELAKGPYCIYVGPIETASKETLEALYRQLKLRWYGSKCVVKYPRCSLRRQSTYADAEEDLSQVFALASIWILFLAFGSSACLVPMVYTVGLAYQEAFNPGFSYINQAFAFSMLNAILFMALGSVIGYPIASASVKVLEGLWRNDLVALKGACPNCGEEVFAFVKSNQSNSPHRANCHVCECLLEFRTKVEKSISPLGRRWVYGSIYLVSRGRSRLQRRL; via the exons ATGGCTGCCGCGAACTCCTCCTTCACTCCGCACATAATTGGGTCCACAGTACCCGAACTTTCCAGGAACCCTAGAAACGGAGCTCTATTTTCCGTTCGAATCTCTTCGAGTAGTAACTATCCAACGACTCGCGATGAGCTCGCCAAGGGGCCATACTGTATCTACGTTGGCCCAATTGAAACCGCCAGCAAAGAAACCCTTGAAGCCCTCTACCGTCAA CTGAAGCTAAGATGGTATGGATCGAAATGCGTTGTGAAATACCCTCGTTGCAGTCTGAGGCGACAGTCAACTTATGCCGATGCTGAG GAAGATTTATCACAGGTTTTTGCATTAGCAAGCATATGGATCCTCTTTCTTGCTTTTGGCAGTTCAGCGTGTCTTGTGCCCATGGTTTACACTGTTGGCCTAGCTTATCAAGAGGCTTTTAATCCGGGATTTTCTTATATAAACCAAGCGTTTGCTTTTTCCATGCTAAATGCCATTCTCTTCATGGCATTGGGTTCTGTCATCGGTTATCCAATTGCATCAGCTTCTG TTAAAGTACTTGAAGGCTTGTGGAGGAATGACTTGGTGGCGCTAAAAGGGGCATGCCCAAATTGTGGGGAGGAG GTGTTTGCATTTGTGAAATCCAATCAATCTAACTCCCCACATAGAGCAAATTGTCATGTATGTGAATGCTTGTTAGAGTTCCGTACCAAGGTTGAG AAATCCATTTCACCACTAGGTAGAAGATGGGTATATGGCAGTATCTATCTGGTTTCACGAGGCAGAAGCAGATTGCAAAGACGGCTATAA
- the LOC117631851 gene encoding xyloglucan galactosyltransferase KATAMARI1 homolog, whose amino-acid sequence MRAFRDDMGRPFMTIAACRNQSWFVCASFVLWFLLLCVYHSQFMVGKNLIALLGNHNPGIAVNVTKDSGSVDSVSLPKEITESSSTKLRDEGHHINVVFNDQSGDFNLRTKDVFGIQEHGIENFGQHSVSKKELEPYDHNDQARDLIENEAQSDKNLVEAVDPEKYIDQRIKSNSDSCLGKYIYVHDIPSKFYKDLLQKCGSLSNWTNMCDFASNSGLGPHLPNFERVYSNTGWFSTNQFLLEVIFHNRMKQYNCLTKDSSQASAIFVPYYAGLDVARYLWGSNMSMRDSGSLEIVKWLREKPEWNKMWGRDHFMVAGRITWDFRRWTDTDSEWGNKLMLLPESKNMTMLTIESSPWNSNDFAIPYPTYFHPSKDNEVFQWQNRMRRQRRRILFSFAGGPRPNLQSSIRNEIIDQCRTARRKCKLLECTSGPDKCHKPVFVMKMFQGSVFCLQPPGDSLTRRSIFDSILAGCIPVFFHPGSAYVQYLWHLRRDYTKYSVFIPAFDIKNGRVSIESILQRIPRQKVVEMREGVIKLIPKVIYADPSSRLETLEDAFDIVVKGVLERVDTIRRDMREGKNTSFDYAEKVSWKYNLFGTVEEHEWDPFFERGKM is encoded by the coding sequence ATGAGGGCCTTTCGTGACGATATGGGAAGGCCTTTCATGACGATTGCAGCATGCCGCAACCAATCCTGGTTTGTATGTGCCTCATTTGTATTGTGGTTTTTATTGCTTTGCGTATATCACTCACAATTCATGGTGGGGAAGAACCTGATTGCCCTGTTAGGCAATCACAACCCTGGCATTGCTGTCAATGTCACCAAAGATTCTGGTTCTGTTGATTCTGTTTCTTTGCCTAAAGAAATTACGGAAAGTAGTAGCACCAAATTGAGAGATGAAGGGCATCATATTAATGTTGTTTTCAATGATCAAAGTGGGGATTTTAATTTGAGAACCAAAGATGTTTTCGGTATTCAAGAACATGGCATTGAAAATTTCGGGCAACATTCGGTTTCTAAGAAGGAATTAGAGCCTTATGACCATAATGATCAGGCACGTGATCTTATTGAGAATGAAGCTCAATCTGATAAGAATTTGGTTGAGGCTGTTGATCCAGAGAAATATATAGATCAAAGGATTAAATCTAACTCTGATTCATGCTTAGGTAAATACATTTATGTCCATGACATCCCTAGCAAATTTTACAAGGACTTGCTGCAGAAATGTGGTTCGCTTAGCAATTGGACTAATATGTGTGATTTTGCATCAAACTCTGGTCTTGGCCCCCATCTTCCGAATTTCGAGAGAGTCTACTCAAATACTGGTTGGTTTTCTACAAACCAGTTCTTGTTAGAGGTCATATTCCACAACAGAATGAAGCAATACAACTGTTTGACAAAAGACTCATCCCAAGCTTCGGCAATCTTTGTACCTTATTATGCCGGCCTAGACGTGGCGCGGTACCTCTGGGGTTCCAACATGTCTATGAGAGATTCTGGTTCACTTGAAATTGTCAAGTGGCTGAGAGAAAAACCAGAGTGGAACAAAATGTGGGGTAGAGATCATTTTATGGTGGCAGGAAGAATTACTTGGGATTTTAGGAGATGGACCGACACTGATTCGGAGTGGGGTAACAAGCTCATGCTCTTACCTGAATCAAAGAACATGACCATGTTGACAATTGAATCAAGCCCTTGGAATAGTAATGACTTTGCCATACCATATCCAACATATTTTCACCCTTCAAAGGACAATGAGGTGTTTCAATGGCAGAACAGAATGAGGAGGCAGAGAAGGCGCATTCTGTTCTCATTTGCTGGTGGCCCCAGGCCTAATCTTCAAAGCTCAATCCGAAACGAAATCATTGACCAGTGTAGGACTGCAAGGAGGAAATGCAAGTTGCTAGAATGCACTTCTGGTCCAGACAAGTGCCACAAGCCGGTGTTTGTGATGAAAATGTTTCAAGGTTCTGTGTTCTGCTTACAGCCTCCTGGTGATTCTTTAACTAGGAGATCAATTTTCGATTCGATTCTGGCTGGTTGTATTCCGGTGTTCTTTCATCCCGGTTCAGCCTACGTCCAATATCTGTGGCATTTACGAAGAGATTACACCAAATACTCCGTGTTTATACCGGCATTTGACATAAAGAATGGGAGGGTCAGCATTGAGAGCATCCTGCAAAGAATTCCAAGACAAAAAGTTGTGGAAATGAGAGAAGGCGTTATAAAACTGATACCAAAAGTGATATATGCAGACCCAAGTTCTAGATTGGAGACTCTTGAGGATGCATTTGATATTGTAGTTAAAGGGGTTCTTGAAAGAGTAGACACAATCAGGAGGGACATGAGAGAGGGGAAGAACACAAGTTTTGATTATGCAGAAAAAGTGAGCTGGAAATACAATCTGTTTGGGACAGTGGAGGAACATGAATGGGATCCTTTCTTTGAAAGGGGTAAAATGTAA
- the LOC117631191 gene encoding RHOMBOID-like protein 1 gives MERDQSAAASNLEIKVVRPRRNDNVVHPAGQAPRTTRRRSYSSNYNPFKRWVSWLVPSFVVANIVVFVVTMFVNDCPKNSASCIARFLGRLSFQPLKENPLLGPSSATLEKMGALDVQRMVHKHQAWRMISCMWLHAGVFHLLANMLSLVFIGIRLEQEFGFVRIGLLYVLSGFGGSLLSSLFIQYGISVGASGALFGLLGSMLSEIIANWTMYENKLAALLTLIVIVIVNLAVGILPHVDNFAHIGGFLSGFLLGFVFLIRPQFKWLTQRNAPPGHVSTPVKSKHKTYQYVLWVLALIILIVGFTIGMVTLLRGVNLNDYCSWCHYLSCVPTSKWSCKSQQIYCLSSQLGNQLNLTCVSNGRNGTYSLLDGNPTRAQQLCAELCS, from the exons ATGGAGAGGGACCAATCTGCTGCGGCGAGCAACTTGGAGATAAAGGTGGTCCGTCCACGGCGGAACGACAACGTGGTGCACCCGGCGGGCCAAGCTCCGAGGACGACGCGAAGGCGGTCGTACAGCAGCAACTACAACCCGTTCAAGAGGTGGGTCTCATGGCTGGTCCCGTCGTTTGTGGTGGCCAACATTGTCGTTTTTGTGGTCACCATGTTCGTGAACGATTGCCCCAAGAACTCGGCCTCTTGCATTGCTCGCTTCTTGGGCCGCCTCTCTTTTCAGCCCCTCAAAGAAAACCCACTTCTTGGGCCATCTTCAGCCAC ATTAGAAAAGATGGGTGCTCTAGACGTGCAGAGAATGGTTCATAAACACCAGGCATGGCGGATGATCTCATGTATGTGGTTACATGCTGGAGTTTTCCATCTACTGGCCAATATGCTGAGTCTTGTATTCATTGGGATTCGGCTTGAGCAAGAATTTGGATTTG TTCGAATTGGTTTGCTTTATGTCCTGTCTGGTTTTGGTGGGAGTTTGCTTTCATCTCTTTTTATTCAATATGGTATTTCTGTTGGTGCTTCTGGTGCACTTTTTGGTCTACTAGGAAGCATGCTATCAGAGATCATAGCAAATTGGACAATGTATGAAAATAAG TTAGCAGCATTGCTTACTCTCATTGTCATCGTCATAGTAAATTTAGCAGTGGGAATCCTCCCACACGTGGACAACTTTGCTCATATTGGAGGATTTCTTTCTGGATTTCTTCTTGGATTTGTGTTTTTGATCCGCCCCCAATTTAAATGGCTTACCCAAAGGAATGCTCCTCCTGGGCATGTTTCAACTCCAGTTAAATCTAAACACAAGACATATCAATATGTATTGTGGGTTCTCGCTCTGATAATATTGATTGTTGG gTTTACTATTGGCATGGTTACTCTCCTTCGAGGGGTCAATCTGAATGATTACTGTTCCTGGTGTCATTATTTGAGCTGTGTCCCTACCTCAAAATGGAGCTGCAAGTCACAACAAATTTATTGTTTG TCCAGCCAGTTAGGAAATCAGCTGAACTTGACATGCGTAAGCAACGGGAGAAATGGCACTTATTCATTGCTGGATGGCAACCCCACCCGGGCTCAACAGCTATGCGCTGAGCTTTGCAGTTGA